In Anaerolineales bacterium, the following proteins share a genomic window:
- a CDS encoding FIST N-terminal domain-containing protein, which translates to MTLKVAVGQAQALSGREAGLQATHQALNRLGPITPGFGLVIASHQYAARDIVSGVSGLLGDTPLIGFSSPVGLTSGGVHPNSVVVVLFAGDLQAETHWLPGYAQSARETGAKILRTASEHKDNRALLFFADGFNGDADQLCNTLADLGLPLTGALSAGDLDTGHSYQLAGPQTGTGALTAAFLRGDFNIGIGAAHGWNPVGSQFRITRSRGFWLRTLDGRPASESYAQLFGYPARDWAFPPLSHLARLYPLGVEQGDQLVIRAPIRVEADGSFRLNAPVHDGVDAYLLVGSRVSCEQAAQSAAQQAVKALDGAKPVFALTFVDLAWEMLLKSHPGAEIAAMREILGPDVPIAGGYSLGQIVPGKNSSTPQLLNQHIVVVAFGEPVEQ; encoded by the coding sequence ATGACTCTCAAGGTGGCTGTTGGGCAAGCCCAGGCATTAAGCGGACGCGAGGCGGGATTGCAGGCGACCCATCAGGCGTTGAACCGGCTGGGTCCGATCACGCCCGGCTTTGGTCTGGTCATCGCCTCGCATCAATACGCGGCGCGCGACATCGTCAGCGGCGTTTCGGGTCTATTGGGCGATACTCCGCTCATCGGGTTCAGCAGTCCCGTTGGGCTTACCTCCGGCGGCGTGCATCCAAATTCGGTCGTGGTTGTTTTGTTCGCCGGCGATCTGCAAGCGGAGACTCACTGGCTGCCCGGCTATGCTCAGAGCGCGCGTGAGACCGGCGCAAAAATATTGCGAACCGCCTCCGAACACAAAGATAACCGCGCCCTGCTCTTTTTTGCAGACGGTTTCAACGGAGATGCGGATCAATTATGCAATACGCTCGCAGACCTTGGATTACCGCTCACCGGCGCGCTTTCGGCGGGGGATTTAGATACCGGTCATTCCTACCAGTTGGCTGGTCCACAGACGGGAACCGGCGCGCTCACTGCCGCGTTTTTGCGCGGCGACTTCAACATCGGCATCGGCGCGGCGCACGGCTGGAACCCGGTCGGCAGTCAATTCCGCATTACGCGCTCGCGCGGTTTCTGGCTCCGCACATTGGATGGCAGACCCGCGTCGGAATCATACGCGCAGTTGTTCGGCTACCCGGCGCGTGATTGGGCATTTCCTCCGCTGAGTCACTTGGCGCGGTTGTATCCGCTGGGGGTTGAACAAGGCGACCAGTTGGTGATTCGGGCGCCCATCCGGGTTGAAGCGGACGGCAGTTTCCGTCTCAACGCGCCCGTGCACGACGGCGTCGACGCGTATCTGCTGGTCGGGAGCCGCGTCTCATGCGAGCAAGCCGCGCAATCCGCCGCGCAGCAGGCAGTGAAAGCGCTCGACGGCGCAAAGCCCGTGTTCGCGCTGACGTTCGTTGACCTTGCCTGGGAAATGCTGCTCAAATCTCACCCGGGCGCGGAGATCGCCGCCATGCGCGAGATTCTCGGTCCCGATGTGCCGATCGCAGGCGGCTACTCGCTCGGGCAGATCGTGCCGGGGAAAAATTCGTCCACGCCGCAGTTGTTGAACCAGCATATTGTTGTCGTTGCGTTCGGGGAACCGGTAGAGCAGTGA